A region of bacterium DNA encodes the following proteins:
- a CDS encoding thymidine phosphorylase, producing MNAAEIIARKRDGLALTDEEIEFALAAYLEDRIPDYQMSALLMAIYFRGMDDRETVALTRLMRDSGVVLRHSGIALPKVDKHSTGGVGDKVSLILAPLMAAAGIAVPMISGRSLAHTGGTLDKLEAIPGFQTQLSLAEFQRLTASVGACLIGQTENICPADRRLYALRDVTGTVPSMPLICASILSKKLAEGIDALVLDVKTGSGAIFSEASAAEELAARLIRIARHFDLPTIALLTDMSQPLGNTIGNWVEVGEAIAVLQGRGPRDTRRVTLALGAAMLKAAGQTLDLRAGARQLASVLDSGAAWRKFVEIVEAQHGQVEYVEEPGRYPKPRHTLAVTANAAGYVAQIDARALGQLAMALGAGRVSVNQKVDPLAGITLHKKVGEAVRAGETLALLQSSTVAIAAGMAAGAQRSFVIADHAVTPPPLLIARLDGDGRHAIAEM from the coding sequence ATGAATGCAGCCGAGATCATTGCCAGGAAGCGCGACGGACTGGCCCTCACCGACGAGGAGATTGAATTCGCCCTCGCGGCTTATCTCGAGGACAGAATTCCCGACTATCAAATGTCCGCGCTGCTGATGGCGATCTATTTTCGCGGCATGGATGATCGCGAGACGGTGGCGCTGACGCGGCTGATGCGCGACTCCGGCGTGGTGCTGCGGCATTCCGGCATTGCCCTCCCCAAAGTCGACAAGCACAGCACCGGTGGCGTGGGCGACAAGGTTTCCCTCATTCTCGCGCCGCTGATGGCCGCTGCCGGCATCGCGGTGCCGATGATCTCCGGCCGCAGCCTGGCGCACACCGGCGGCACGCTCGACAAACTCGAGGCCATCCCCGGCTTTCAAACGCAACTTTCCCTGGCAGAATTTCAACGGCTGACGGCGAGCGTGGGCGCGTGTTTGATCGGACAAACCGAGAACATCTGCCCGGCCGATCGGCGTCTGTATGCCTTGCGCGACGTCACCGGCACCGTGCCCTCGATGCCGCTGATCTGCGCCAGCATCTTGAGCAAAAAACTCGCGGAGGGCATCGACGCGCTGGTGTTGGATGTGAAAACCGGCAGCGGCGCGATTTTTTCGGAGGCTTCGGCTGCCGAAGAATTGGCGGCGCGCTTGATTCGCATCGCCCGGCATTTCGATCTGCCCACCATCGCGCTGCTCACCGACATGTCGCAGCCGCTGGGCAACACCATCGGCAATTGGGTGGAGGTGGGTGAGGCGATCGCGGTGTTACAGGGCCGCGGTCCGCGCGATACGCGCCGCGTGACGCTGGCGCTGGGCGCCGCGATGCTGAAAGCGGCAGGGCAAACCCTTGATCTGCGCGCCGGCGCCCGGCAACTCGCAAGCGTGCTGGACAGCGGTGCGGCGTGGCGGAAATTTGTGGAAATCGTCGAAGCCCAGCATGGGCAGGTGGAATACGTGGAGGAGCCCGGCCGCTATCCCAAGCCCCGGCATACCCTGGCAGTGACAGCGAACGCCGCGGGCTATGTTGCGCAGATCGATGCCCGCGCTCTTGGCCAACTCGCAATGGCGCTGGGCGCCGGCCGCGTGAGCGTCAATCAAAAGGTCGATCCGCTGGCCGGCATCACGCTGCACAAGAAAGTCGGCGAGGCCGTGCGCGCCGGCGAAACCCTGGCACTCCTGCAAAGCTCGACCGTCGCAATCGCAGCGGGGATGGCAGCCGGCGCGCAACGCAGTTTTGTCATTGCGGATCACGCTGTGACGCCGCCTCCTCTGCTGATTGCCCGCTTGGATGGCGACGGCCGCCACGCCATTGCGGAGATGTGA